One window from the genome of Amaranthus tricolor cultivar Red isolate AtriRed21 chromosome 9, ASM2621246v1, whole genome shotgun sequence encodes:
- the LOC130823178 gene encoding uncharacterized protein LOC130823178, with amino-acid sequence MNDADQIYEYLKLGATTLKECLTHFVDGIIAQFSVEDLRKPNTKDLQCLLREGEDRGFPCMIGSIDCMHWEWKNCPAGWKGMYQGRSRTTTVILEAVASRDLWIWHAFFGTPGSCNDINVLQRSPVFDDLLNGRAPQVQFDVNGNTYNKGYYLTNEIYPKWATFIDAITAPQIHKQRLFIQRQESARKDVERAFGVLQARFAIIRKHALAWSVPMLWKIMMTCIIIHNMIVEDERDTYVNYKDPQEFAKNNLKM; translated from the coding sequence ATGAATGATGCTGATCAAATTTATGAGTATCTAAAACTTGGTGCTACAACTTTGAAGGAGTGTCTTACACACTTTGTTGATGGTATAATTGCGCAATTTTCGGTAGAAGATCTTCGAAAGCCAAATACTAAAGATCTCCAATGTCTTCTTAGAGAAGGGGAAGATAGAGGATTTCCATGTATGATAGGGAGCATCGATTGCATGCATTGGGAATGGAAAAATTGTCCCGCCGGATGGAAAGGAATGTATCAAGGAAGGTCTAGAACAACGACTGTAATCTTAGAAGCCGTTGCTTCTAGAGATTTATGGATTTGGCATGCTTTTTTTGGAACACCAGGATCTTGCAACGACATAAATGTACTCCAGCGTTCACCGGTTTTTGACGACCTTCTCAACGGTAGAGCTCCACAAGTCCAGTTCGATGTGAATGGAAATACCTACAACAAAGGGTACTATCTCACAAATGAAATTTATCCAAAATGGGCAACCTTTATTGACGCCATAACAGCTCCCCAAATCCATAAACAAAGGTTGTTCATTCAACGTCAAGAAAGTGCACGAAAGGATGTTGAACGTGCCTTTGGTGTACTACAAGCTCGATTTGCAATAATTCGAAAACATGCTTTAGCATGGAGTGTGCCAATGCTATGGAAAATTATGATGACATGTATCATTATCCACAATATGATTGTGGAAGACGAGCGCGATACTTATGTTAATTATAAAGATCCACAAGAGTTCGCCAAGAACAACCTGAAAATGTAG